In a genomic window of Elusimicrobiota bacterium:
- a CDS encoding response regulator, translating to EERLKAEAALRESQAKLLQSQKMEALGRLSGGVAHDFNNILTAITGYSEMALLSPKLDDGLRSDIREILNAAFRAAALTRQLLAFSRRQVFAPKVLDLNRVLAELDRMLQRIIGEDIKLTVLPAADLDHVHVDADQIGQVILNLVVNARDAMPKGGTLVLRTSNVVVDERDLRHHPDVRPGRFVKLSVEDSGVGMDAATMSHMFEPFFTTKPKGTGLGLATVYGIVKQSNGFIEVDSRPGAGAAFRICLPAVDAELDAALKPAPAGSTKGTEAILVVDDDPAVRLIAKRILETRGYTVREARDGEEALRMCRDPDKQPSLVLTDVVMTGMSGPELARRLKAARPGCRLLFTSGYAEEKIAESSASSGHFISKPFTAADLLEKVRQILDAPPP from the coding sequence GAGGAGCGGCTCAAGGCCGAGGCGGCCCTTCGCGAGAGCCAGGCGAAGCTCCTGCAGTCGCAGAAGATGGAGGCCCTGGGCCGGCTGTCCGGCGGCGTGGCCCACGACTTCAACAACATCCTGACGGCCATCACCGGCTACAGCGAGATGGCCCTGCTGAGCCCGAAGCTCGACGACGGCCTGCGGTCCGACATCCGGGAGATACTCAACGCGGCCTTCCGAGCGGCGGCGCTGACGCGCCAGCTCCTGGCCTTCAGCCGGCGCCAGGTCTTCGCGCCCAAGGTCCTCGACCTCAACCGCGTGCTCGCGGAGCTCGACCGGATGCTCCAGCGCATCATCGGCGAGGACATCAAGCTGACCGTCCTTCCGGCCGCGGACCTCGACCACGTGCACGTGGACGCCGACCAGATCGGGCAGGTCATCCTCAACCTCGTCGTCAACGCCCGCGACGCGATGCCCAAGGGCGGAACGCTCGTGCTGAGGACTTCGAACGTCGTCGTCGACGAGAGGGACCTCCGCCATCACCCGGACGTCCGGCCGGGGCGCTTCGTGAAGCTGTCCGTCGAGGACAGCGGGGTCGGGATGGACGCCGCGACGATGTCCCACATGTTCGAGCCGTTCTTCACGACGAAGCCCAAGGGCACGGGCCTGGGCCTGGCCACGGTCTACGGCATCGTCAAGCAGTCGAACGGCTTCATCGAGGTCGACAGCCGGCCCGGCGCCGGCGCCGCCTTCCGGATATGCCTGCCCGCCGTCGACGCCGAGCTCGACGCCGCGCTCAAGCCGGCGCCCGCCGGGTCGACGAAGGGAACGGAGGCCATCCTGGTCGTGGACGACGACCCCGCCGTCCGCCTCATCGCGAAGCGCATCCTGGAGACCCGGGGCTACACGGTCCGCGAGGCCCGCGACGGCGAGGAGGCGCTGAGGATGTGCCGCGACCCCGACAAGCAGCCCAGCCTGGTGCTGACCGACGTCGTCATGACGGGGATGAGCGGCCCGGAGCTCGCCCGGCGGCTGAAGGCGGCCCGCCCCGGCTGCAGGCTGCTGTTCACCTCGGGCTACGCCGAGGAAAAGATAGCGGAGTCCTCCGCCTCGAGCGGCCATTTCATCTCCAAGCCGTTCACCGCCGCGGATCTGCTCGAGAAGGTGCGCCAGATCCTCGACGCGCCTCCTCCATGA
- a CDS encoding response regulator transcription factor gives MNRRVLVVDDEREQRCLLRRLLEKNGLEVTSAASTREALEIVRDAAARPAVILSDIAMPGLDGVALVKALQASSETAAIPAILMTGRAIPNGILETAAEALGLGPVFLKGAGFESLLPRVAALLRPPAARKRSIVVDPLKRAVWIDEHRLSELPARRFQLFCTLLHARRAMSREELLDRIWDGNDNLNTVDVTVMRLRQDLKDLAFLRVDAVPAGYHLIIDDRPSRPD, from the coding sequence ATGAACAGGCGAGTGCTCGTCGTCGATGATGAGAGAGAGCAGCGCTGCCTGCTCCGCCGCCTGCTCGAGAAGAATGGCCTCGAAGTCACCAGCGCCGCCTCCACCCGAGAGGCGCTTGAGATCGTTCGCGACGCGGCCGCCCGTCCCGCCGTCATCCTGAGCGATATCGCGATGCCCGGCCTGGACGGCGTCGCGCTCGTCAAGGCCCTCCAAGCGAGCTCGGAGACCGCCGCGATACCCGCGATCCTGATGACCGGGCGAGCCATCCCGAACGGCATCCTGGAGACCGCCGCCGAGGCGCTGGGTCTCGGGCCGGTCTTCCTCAAGGGCGCCGGGTTCGAATCCCTCCTGCCCCGCGTCGCGGCTCTCCTCCGGCCGCCGGCCGCGCGCAAACGGAGCATCGTCGTCGATCCTCTCAAGCGGGCGGTCTGGATCGACGAGCACCGGCTATCGGAGCTCCCCGCTCGCCGCTTCCAGCTGTTCTGCACGCTTCTGCACGCGCGACGCGCGATGAGCCGCGAGGAACTCCTGGACCGCATCTGGGACGGCAACGACAATCTCAATACCGTCGACGTGACGGTCATGCGCCTGCGCCAGGACTTGAAAGACCTCGCGTTCCTGCGCGTCGACGCCGTTCCCGCCGGCTATCATCTCATCATCGACGACCGGCCGTCCCGGCCCGACTGA
- a CDS encoding response regulator, whose product MSDAEFILLIEDNLDDEALTLRALRKNNIANKIVTARDGALALELLLGPDAKGPPALVLLDLKLPKVDGLEVLRRIRADERTALVPVVILTSSKEQQDLIAGYKLGANSYIRKPVDFNQFVEAVRQLGLYWLVLNEAAPRLDDRP is encoded by the coding sequence ATGAGCGACGCTGAATTCATTCTCCTCATCGAGGACAATCTGGACGACGAGGCCCTCACCTTGCGGGCCCTAAGGAAGAACAACATCGCCAACAAGATCGTCACGGCCCGGGACGGCGCCCTGGCTCTCGAACTGCTGCTGGGACCGGACGCGAAGGGCCCGCCGGCACTCGTGCTCCTCGACCTCAAGCTGCCCAAGGTCGACGGCCTGGAGGTTCTGCGGCGCATCCGGGCCGACGAGCGCACGGCGCTGGTTCCCGTCGTGATCCTGACCTCCTCGAAAGAACAGCAGGATCTGATCGCCGGCTACAAGCTGGGGGCCAACAGCTACATCCGCAAGCCCGTGGACTTCAACCAGTTCGTCGAGGCCGTGAGGCAATTGGGACTGTACTGGCTCGTCCTCAACGAGGCCGCGCCGAGGCTGGACGACCGCCCGTGA
- a CDS encoding response regulator has product MTPTGEEGGLRILMLEDDPGDAALIRRALARTAATASTRWARTRAEFIEALENFSPHLVLSDYKLPVFDGLSALALVREKTPDIPFILVSGTIGEDAAVEALKRGATDYVLKNHLERLELVLNRALRERREREERLKAEAALRESQAKLLQSQKMEALGRLSGGVAHDFNNILTAITGLLTFSRRQVFAPKVLDLNRVLAELDRMLQRIIGEDIKLTIVPAGDLAHVRVDVDQIGQVILNLVVNARDAMPQGGTIVLDTANVELDETALSAQPDVRPGRFVRLSVRDSGAGMDAGTLSRLFEPFFTTKSKGTGLGLATVYGIVKQSNGFIEVDSRPGAGAVFRVYLPAVEGAAEQVLRPPAPGSLRGDETVLVVDDDAAVALIARRILESHGYAVVVARGGEEALRLYGDPGKPLDLIVTDVVMTAMSGPELARRLKAARPGCRLLFTSGYAEEKTEESSASSGHFISKPFTAADLLVKVRQILDAPPP; this is encoded by the coding sequence GTGACGCCGACCGGCGAGGAAGGAGGACTGCGCATCCTGATGCTCGAGGACGATCCGGGCGACGCCGCGCTGATCCGGCGCGCGCTCGCCCGGACGGCCGCGACGGCGTCCACGCGCTGGGCGCGGACGCGCGCGGAGTTCATCGAGGCGCTCGAGAACTTCTCCCCCCACCTCGTCCTCTCGGACTACAAGCTTCCCGTCTTCGACGGGCTCTCCGCCCTGGCTCTCGTCCGGGAAAAGACGCCGGACATCCCGTTCATCCTGGTCTCAGGGACGATCGGAGAGGATGCGGCGGTCGAGGCGCTCAAGCGCGGCGCCACGGACTATGTGCTCAAGAACCATCTCGAGCGGCTCGAACTCGTGCTGAACCGGGCGCTGCGGGAGCGGCGCGAGCGGGAGGAGCGGCTCAAGGCCGAGGCGGCCCTTCGCGAGAGCCAGGCGAAGCTCCTGCAGTCGCAGAAGATGGAGGCCCTGGGCCGGCTGTCCGGCGGCGTGGCCCACGACTTCAACAACATCCTGACGGCCATCACCGGCCTCCTGACCTTCAGCCGGCGCCAGGTCTTCGCGCCCAAGGTCCTGGACCTCAACCGCGTCCTCGCGGAGCTCGACCGGATGCTCCAGCGCATCATCGGCGAGGACATCAAGCTGACCATCGTCCCGGCCGGGGACCTCGCTCACGTGCGCGTCGACGTCGACCAGATCGGGCAGGTCATCCTCAACCTCGTCGTCAACGCCCGCGACGCGATGCCCCAGGGCGGGACGATCGTCCTGGACACGGCCAACGTAGAGCTCGACGAAACGGCCCTATCGGCGCAGCCCGACGTCCGCCCGGGCCGCTTCGTGAGGCTGTCCGTCCGGGACTCCGGCGCGGGCATGGACGCCGGGACGCTCTCGAGGCTCTTCGAGCCGTTCTTCACCACGAAGAGCAAGGGCACGGGCCTGGGCCTGGCCACGGTTTACGGCATCGTCAAGCAGTCGAACGGCTTCATCGAGGTCGACAGCCGGCCCGGCGCCGGCGCCGTCTTTCGGGTCTACCTTCCCGCCGTCGAAGGCGCGGCCGAGCAGGTCCTCAGGCCTCCCGCGCCGGGGTCGCTGCGCGGCGACGAGACCGTCCTCGTGGTCGACGACGACGCGGCGGTCGCGCTCATCGCGCGCCGCATCCTGGAGAGCCACGGCTACGCGGTCGTCGTGGCCCGCGGCGGCGAGGAGGCCCTGCGCCTCTACGGCGACCCCGGGAAGCCCCTCGACTTGATCGTGACCGACGTCGTCATGACGGCGATGAGCGGCCCGGAGCTCGCGCGCCGGCTGAAGGCGGCCCGCCCCGGCTGCAGGCTGCTGTTCACCTCGGGCTACGCCGAGGAAAAGACAGAGGAATCCTCCGCCTCGAGCGGCCATTTCATCTCCAAGCCGTTCACCGCCGCGGATCTGCTCGTGAAGGTGCGACAGATCCTCGACGCGCCTCCTCCGTGA
- a CDS encoding response regulator, whose product MGESRKVVLIVDDEAGMRDMLRWTFGGSEFVVVVARDGREAAELLSEGGIDLVVTDVTMPRQGGYDVLEAAAGTRPRTPAIVMTGFGTVEMAVLAMRRGAVDFLLKPFDVRLLAARIRETLTEEARRGSVAPSRADPRR is encoded by the coding sequence ATGGGTGAATCGAGGAAGGTCGTTCTCATCGTGGACGACGAGGCGGGCATGCGCGACATGCTCCGCTGGACCTTCGGCGGATCCGAGTTCGTCGTCGTCGTGGCGCGCGACGGCCGGGAGGCCGCGGAGCTCCTCTCGGAGGGAGGCATCGACCTCGTGGTCACGGATGTCACGATGCCGCGCCAGGGAGGCTACGACGTCCTGGAGGCCGCCGCCGGGACGCGGCCGCGGACGCCGGCGATCGTGATGACCGGCTTCGGGACGGTCGAGATGGCCGTTCTCGCCATGCGGCGGGGGGCGGTCGATTTCCTCCTCAAGCCGTTCGACGTCCGCCTCCTCGCCGCGCGCATACGAGAGACGCTCACGGAGGAGGCGCGTCGAGGATCTGTCGCACCTTCACGAGCAGATCCGCGGCGGTGA
- a CDS encoding HAMP domain-containing protein, which yields MSLYTKVLLGVALAALFAGEGVVVYSRKAVHSALLSQIREHGEQEAEAVTRALAPTMTEADEKRLLPILTGYLRVSGGAYAAALDNAGRVVAHSNVAEVGEVYGDSETGAALRSERSRSFEKAIGGRPMLVMTFPVFGETERDPDEEFLLSGSDGGLKGPRVGLLLVGLPLDAAVETERRIGAGIHRLVLVLGGVSALLLFFFLRRLLAPIALLATATSKIRGGDYGGSVPVTTGDEIGELARSFNEMSLELGRATVSKGFFNDILDSIRDCVVVTDAAGAIVLVNPAAIELLGWPKESLLGRPGADLLDGDEASFTTAAKNAAARFKTKSGEKVSILFSSSAIKAADGRITGYIGAAKDVSDLRKLEARMHQSEKLSAVGQLAAGVAHEINNPLGVILGFAQGLARQLAPEDELELPIKSIEREALRCKALVQNLLTFARTSQVERAPTDVNEAVEQSLALIRTQAKLSRVVLSTEIAKDLPPVLGNKNQLEQVIMNLAKNAIDAMPNGGNLTLSTELLERPPHSWILLRFVDDGTGIPAAALPRIFDPFFTTKPIGQGTGLGLSLVSEIVQKHSGEISVESRPGRTEFTVKLPVRTGQELERELAQRRREKSAERALDPAAKGSISHG from the coding sequence ATGAGCCTGTACACGAAGGTGCTCCTCGGCGTCGCTCTCGCCGCCTTATTCGCGGGCGAGGGCGTCGTTGTCTACTCCCGCAAGGCCGTTCACTCCGCCCTCCTCTCCCAGATCCGGGAGCACGGCGAGCAGGAGGCGGAGGCGGTCACCCGCGCTCTGGCGCCCACCATGACCGAGGCCGACGAGAAGCGCCTCCTGCCGATCCTTACCGGCTACCTCCGCGTCAGCGGCGGGGCCTACGCGGCCGCGCTCGACAACGCCGGGCGCGTCGTCGCTCACAGCAACGTCGCCGAGGTCGGCGAGGTCTACGGCGACTCCGAGACCGGGGCGGCCCTGCGGAGCGAGCGGAGCCGCTCCTTCGAGAAGGCGATCGGCGGGCGCCCTATGCTCGTGATGACGTTCCCGGTCTTCGGCGAGACGGAGCGGGACCCGGACGAGGAGTTCCTCCTCTCGGGCTCGGACGGAGGGCTGAAGGGCCCGCGCGTCGGGCTGCTTCTCGTCGGCCTTCCCCTCGACGCGGCGGTCGAGACGGAGCGCCGGATCGGCGCGGGGATCCATCGCCTGGTCCTGGTCCTCGGGGGGGTCTCGGCGCTCCTCCTTTTCTTCTTCCTGCGGCGGCTCCTGGCGCCGATCGCGCTGCTCGCGACCGCGACCTCGAAGATCCGCGGCGGAGACTACGGAGGCAGCGTCCCCGTGACGACGGGCGACGAGATCGGGGAGCTGGCGCGGAGCTTCAACGAGATGAGCCTCGAGCTCGGGCGCGCGACGGTCTCCAAGGGCTTCTTCAACGACATCCTCGACAGCATCCGGGACTGCGTCGTCGTGACCGACGCGGCGGGCGCGATCGTGCTCGTGAACCCCGCCGCGATCGAGCTCCTCGGCTGGCCCAAGGAGTCCCTGCTCGGGCGGCCCGGCGCGGACCTGCTCGACGGAGACGAGGCCTCGTTCACGACGGCCGCCAAGAACGCGGCCGCGCGCTTCAAGACCAAGTCCGGAGAGAAGGTCTCGATCCTGTTCTCCTCGTCCGCGATCAAGGCCGCGGACGGCAGGATCACGGGCTACATCGGCGCCGCCAAGGACGTCAGCGACCTGCGCAAGCTGGAGGCGCGCATGCACCAGTCCGAGAAGCTGTCCGCGGTCGGCCAGCTCGCGGCCGGCGTGGCGCACGAGATCAACAACCCCCTCGGGGTGATCCTGGGCTTCGCGCAGGGCCTGGCTCGCCAGCTGGCTCCGGAGGACGAGCTCGAGCTGCCGATCAAGTCGATCGAGCGCGAGGCCCTGCGCTGCAAGGCCCTCGTGCAGAACCTCCTGACGTTCGCGCGCACCTCCCAGGTGGAGCGCGCCCCGACGGACGTCAACGAGGCCGTCGAGCAGTCGCTGGCCTTGATCCGGACCCAGGCGAAGCTCAGCCGCGTCGTCCTGTCGACGGAGATCGCCAAGGACCTGCCCCCGGTCCTGGGCAACAAGAACCAGCTCGAGCAGGTGATCATGAACCTGGCGAAGAACGCCATCGACGCGATGCCGAACGGCGGCAATCTGACCCTGTCCACGGAGCTGCTCGAGCGGCCGCCGCACTCCTGGATCCTCCTGCGCTTCGTCGACGACGGCACGGGGATCCCGGCCGCGGCGCTGCCGAGGATATTCGATCCCTTCTTCACGACCAAGCCGATCGGGCAGGGCACCGGGCTCGGGCTGAGCCTCGTCAGCGAGATCGTGCAGAAGCACTCGGGCGAGATCTCGGTGGAGAGCCGTCCCGGAAGGACGGAGTTCACCGTCAAGCTGCCCGTGCGCACGGGGCAGGAGCTCGAAAGAGAGCTCGCGCAGCGCCGCCGGGAGAAGAGCGCCGAGCGCGCGCTCGATCCGGCGGCCAAGGGGAGCATATCCCATGGGTGA
- a CDS encoding TonB-dependent receptor: MERALKRVLIAALVAAPSGAARAEDDAFRLFEEEAQAIRIASTKPETVFNSVSNVTVIDRRLIETYNYETVADALQSVAGVMVWRTYAMQHVPTFRGALQEHYANKVLVTIDGVPAWNAVTGEGDIDRVGIDSVERIEVLRGPASVLYGSNALTGVVNIVLRRPEKGASLAAAAAGIGSGHGGLAGSVEVSRAAGVYARAKEDAFLFLSADHSSRRSPSLSFSDDTRTVFELNEYFSVRNVNARWQNGGHSLLANVSNSVQDYGGNAVSLASGAGKPHDKEMELVSYSYSFGPSLSDLKYSGTVDRQRRQIPRDAADSLRSDILGTRYVNALSAAADLPGPFSLEFGGSHEYRVAERYNNFVSSSQAVVADNKMDDRVVWEGSIFGQLGYDRGPWKLLLGTRFTHNAAFGDDVSSRLSAVYMVDERNSLKFMAGQSFGAPTPFELYFQNSPVTVLGNPALRPEKTSSVELSYLTSWERLFGQATVYYVDYINTIVRSRGDFTRDGQTFANANFYDNARRYNAEGAELEARYAARRFGAFAAFNYIHGGRGDSNDVPAPGVFGLSGGQSSNFKFVPRYTLSTGVSGNVPGPAGVGELFCSLVAYHYSSMETLRTRLPAQAWADVSVGFKKDSFRHALAVRNAAGGTIVVPEYVRQRTLESMPLVSGRRIDYTVSYKF, encoded by the coding sequence ATGGAAAGAGCCTTGAAGCGCGTTCTGATCGCGGCGCTCGTCGCGGCCCCGTCGGGCGCGGCGCGCGCCGAAGACGACGCCTTCCGGCTCTTCGAGGAGGAGGCGCAGGCGATCCGGATAGCCTCCACCAAGCCGGAGACGGTGTTCAACAGCGTGTCCAACGTCACGGTCATCGACCGGAGGCTGATCGAGACGTACAACTACGAGACCGTGGCCGACGCCCTTCAGAGCGTGGCCGGGGTCATGGTCTGGCGGACGTATGCGATGCAGCACGTTCCCACTTTCCGAGGCGCCCTTCAGGAGCACTACGCCAACAAGGTGCTCGTGACCATCGACGGCGTGCCGGCGTGGAACGCCGTGACCGGCGAGGGGGACATCGACCGGGTCGGGATCGACTCCGTGGAGCGCATCGAGGTGCTCCGAGGCCCGGCGTCCGTGCTCTACGGCTCCAACGCGCTGACGGGGGTCGTCAACATCGTCCTGCGCCGGCCGGAAAAAGGCGCCAGCCTCGCCGCGGCCGCAGCCGGGATCGGCAGCGGGCACGGAGGCCTCGCGGGCTCGGTCGAGGTCTCCCGGGCCGCGGGCGTCTACGCGCGCGCGAAGGAGGACGCCTTCTTGTTCTTGTCGGCGGACCATTCGAGCCGGCGAAGCCCGAGCCTCTCGTTCTCGGACGACACGCGGACGGTCTTCGAGCTCAACGAGTACTTCAGCGTGCGCAACGTCAACGCGCGCTGGCAAAACGGCGGGCACAGCCTCCTGGCGAACGTGTCCAACAGCGTCCAGGACTACGGCGGCAACGCCGTCTCGCTGGCGAGCGGCGCGGGCAAGCCGCATGACAAGGAGATGGAGCTCGTGAGCTATTCCTACTCCTTCGGCCCGAGCCTGTCGGACTTGAAGTACTCCGGGACCGTCGACCGGCAGCGGCGGCAGATCCCGAGGGACGCCGCGGACTCCCTTCGCTCGGACATCCTGGGCACGCGGTACGTCAACGCTCTGAGCGCCGCGGCCGACCTCCCCGGCCCGTTCAGCCTGGAGTTCGGCGGCAGCCACGAATACCGCGTGGCCGAGCGCTACAACAACTTCGTCAGCAGTTCCCAGGCCGTGGTCGCCGACAACAAGATGGACGACCGCGTCGTCTGGGAGGGCTCGATCTTCGGCCAGCTCGGCTACGACCGTGGTCCCTGGAAGCTCCTGCTCGGCACGCGCTTCACCCACAACGCGGCCTTCGGCGACGACGTGTCCTCGCGCCTCTCCGCGGTGTACATGGTCGACGAGCGCAACAGCCTGAAGTTCATGGCCGGCCAGTCGTTCGGCGCGCCCACGCCCTTCGAGCTCTATTTCCAAAACTCCCCGGTGACCGTCCTGGGCAATCCCGCTCTGCGGCCGGAGAAGACCTCCTCCGTAGAGCTGTCCTATCTGACCTCCTGGGAAAGGCTTTTCGGGCAGGCGACGGTCTACTACGTGGACTACATCAACACCATCGTCCGCAGCCGAGGCGACTTCACCCGGGACGGCCAGACTTTCGCCAACGCGAACTTCTACGACAACGCCCGGAGGTACAACGCCGAGGGCGCCGAGCTGGAGGCGCGCTACGCGGCCCGGCGGTTCGGCGCCTTCGCGGCCTTCAATTACATCCACGGCGGGCGCGGCGACTCGAACGACGTCCCGGCGCCGGGAGTCTTCGGCCTCTCCGGCGGCCAGTCCTCGAACTTCAAGTTCGTCCCTCGCTATACGCTTTCCACGGGCGTGTCGGGGAACGTCCCGGGTCCCGCTGGCGTCGGGGAGCTCTTCTGCAGCCTCGTGGCCTACCATTACTCGAGCATGGAGACCCTTCGGACGCGCCTTCCCGCGCAGGCCTGGGCGGACGTGAGCGTGGGCTTCAAGAAGGACTCCTTCCGGCACGCCTTGGCGGTCCGCAACGCGGCCGGCGGGACGATCGTCGTGCCCGAGTACGTGCGGCAGCGCACGCTCGAATCCATGCCGCTCGTCAGCGGGCGCCGGATCGACTACACCGTGAGCTATAAATTTTGA
- a CDS encoding TonB-dependent receptor: MKRALTAFLIAAHAAVPARAVNDPFGLFEEESRVVTASRRPEAVREAPVAVEIVTADDIRDSGAVNLWDYMRFRAGMNVVDGRSGEGNRALVSIRGFPAEFVDNMLVLLDGRSVYTGLSGGAVWEALPVQAQDIERIEIIRGPNAALYGSNAGLGVVNIITRRPAARRTLSGEALGGNEGLHREQASYEDGGKAGAYRLSLAHKEQRGYPTTAGAVGQDYLYSNKGSARALWTPTDRTTLELMAGGSWDNLGVIDPDLPSARFRHHFEMLKHSYDPDPDSSVQTMISRRHDLRTYVPSSGSLLTVREYQYDAEVSHRLDWMDGRQHTVYGGSFRYTGIESTRLFSGHPYQKNAIQRGFASQTSSVLPRLNLIGALSVEHSDTGGVEPAYQFAAVATPWHNHTFRASYGLAPTIPTLYNKAARQQSSASLLLVGNPGIRPQRLRSHEVSYQGLLLDKRMQVEANLFYLRIDRLGRTVTQSFNFPLLTLSFADDNKAIARGVEAKWSWRWDARRSVYANYTYESLSDAKAVVNVAKGTPPHKVNLGGLAALGRGFSLGLNAGYQDGHTLYARTTNQTLDIPAYWRVDAKLAYRPRPDWELFAACQNLARARHVEFADGLVVPRTYQAGVSVRLAR; encoded by the coding sequence GTGAAACGAGCCCTCACAGCCTTCTTGATCGCGGCCCACGCGGCCGTCCCCGCGCGCGCCGTCAACGACCCGTTCGGGCTCTTCGAGGAGGAGTCCCGCGTCGTGACCGCCTCCCGGCGGCCCGAGGCCGTCCGCGAGGCTCCGGTCGCCGTGGAGATCGTCACGGCCGATGATATCCGCGACTCCGGGGCGGTGAACCTTTGGGACTACATGCGCTTCCGCGCGGGCATGAACGTCGTGGACGGCCGCTCGGGGGAGGGCAACCGCGCGCTCGTGTCCATCCGGGGCTTCCCGGCCGAGTTCGTCGACAACATGCTCGTGCTGCTCGACGGGCGCAGCGTCTACACCGGCCTCTCGGGCGGCGCGGTCTGGGAGGCGCTCCCCGTCCAGGCCCAGGACATCGAGCGCATCGAGATCATCCGCGGGCCCAACGCGGCGCTGTACGGCTCGAACGCCGGCCTCGGCGTCGTCAACATCATCACGCGCAGGCCCGCCGCGCGACGGACCCTCTCGGGAGAGGCCCTCGGCGGCAACGAAGGGCTGCACCGCGAGCAGGCGTCCTACGAGGACGGCGGAAAAGCGGGAGCCTACCGCCTGAGCCTCGCCCACAAGGAGCAGCGCGGCTACCCGACGACCGCGGGCGCCGTCGGGCAGGATTATCTCTACTCCAACAAGGGCAGCGCTCGCGCGCTCTGGACCCCGACGGACCGCACCACGCTGGAGCTCATGGCCGGCGGCTCGTGGGACAACCTCGGCGTCATCGACCCCGACCTGCCCTCGGCGCGCTTTCGCCACCACTTCGAGATGCTGAAGCACTCCTACGACCCCGATCCGGACTCCTCGGTCCAGACCATGATCTCGCGCCGCCACGACCTGCGGACCTACGTCCCGTCCTCGGGGAGTCTCCTCACCGTGCGCGAGTACCAGTACGACGCGGAGGTCTCGCACCGGCTCGACTGGATGGACGGCCGCCAGCACACGGTGTACGGCGGCAGCTTCCGCTACACCGGGATCGAGTCGACGCGGCTGTTCTCCGGCCATCCGTACCAGAAGAACGCCATCCAGCGCGGCTTCGCGAGCCAGACCTCGAGCGTCCTGCCCCGCCTGAACCTGATCGGCGCCCTGTCCGTCGAGCACTCGGACACCGGCGGCGTCGAGCCGGCGTATCAATTCGCCGCGGTCGCCACCCCCTGGCACAACCATACCTTCCGCGCCTCCTACGGCCTGGCCCCGACGATCCCGACGCTGTACAACAAGGCCGCGCGCCAGCAGTCCTCCGCGAGCCTCCTTCTGGTCGGCAACCCCGGGATCAGGCCGCAGCGTCTGCGCTCCCACGAGGTCAGCTACCAGGGCCTCCTGCTCGACAAGCGCATGCAGGTGGAGGCGAACCTCTTCTACCTGCGCATCGACCGGCTCGGACGGACCGTCACCCAGAGCTTCAATTTTCCGCTGCTGACCTTGTCCTTCGCCGACGACAACAAGGCCATCGCGCGAGGCGTCGAGGCCAAGTGGAGCTGGCGGTGGGACGCGCGGCGCTCCGTCTACGCCAACTACACTTATGAGAGCCTCTCCGACGCGAAGGCGGTCGTCAACGTCGCCAAGGGCACCCCGCCGCACAAGGTGAACCTCGGCGGGCTGGCGGCGCTCGGGCGCGGGTTCTCTCTCGGCCTCAACGCGGGCTACCAGGACGGCCACACGCTGTACGCGCGGACCACGAACCAGACCTTGGACATCCCGGCGTACTGGCGCGTGGACGCGAAGCTGGCCTATCGCCCCAGGCCGGATTGGGAGCTCTTCGCCGCCTGCCAGAACCTCGCGCGGGCCCGGCACGTCGAGTTCGCCGACGGGCTGGTCGTGCCGAGGACCTATCAGGCCGGGGTCAGCGTGCGGTTGGCGCGCTGA